One window of Mauremys mutica isolate MM-2020 ecotype Southern chromosome 20, ASM2049712v1, whole genome shotgun sequence genomic DNA carries:
- the PDE1B gene encoding calcium/calmodulin-dependent 3',5'-cyclic nucleotide phosphodiesterase 1B isoform X4: protein MVKQLENGEVNIVELKKNLEYTASLLEAVYIDETRQILDTEDELQEIKSDAVPSEVRDWLASTFTQQTRAKGRRSEEKPKFRSIVHAVQAGIFVERMFRRTYTAVGPNYSTSVINCLKTLDLWCFDVFALSRVTEEHALRTIVFELLTRHNLNSRFKIPTVFLMTLLDALEAGYGKYKNPYHNQIHAADVTQTVHCFLLRTGMVHCLTEIEVLAIIFAAAIHDYEHTGTTNSFHIQTKSDCAILYNDRSVLENHHISAVFRMMQEDEMNIFINLAKDEFGELRSLVIEMVLATDMSCHFQQVKSMKTSLQQLERIDKSKALSLLLHAADISHPTKQWSVHSRWTKALMEEFFRQGDKEAELGLPFSPLCDRKSTLVAQSQIGFIDFIVEPTFSVLTDVAEKIVLPLVEEGSKSKSSSSQQSSSQWKQPSLDEHSELGDINADITSFRSTWTKYIQENKQKWKERAASGITNQTSIDELSPCEEEPRVPENQHNQNGDVE, encoded by the exons GCAAATTCTGGACACAGAGGATGAGCTGCAGGAGATCAAGTCGGACGCGGTGCCGTCAGaggtgcgggactggctggcctCCACCTTCACCCAGCAGACCCGCGCTAAGGGCCGGCGCTCCGAGGAGAAGCCCAAGTTCCGCAGCATCGTCCATGCTGTGCAGGCCGGCATTTTCGTTGAGAG GATGTTCCGCCGGACGTACACAGCTGTGGGGCCTAACTACTCCACCTCTGTCATCAACTGCCTGAAG ACCCTGGACCTGTGGTGCTTCGACGTGTTTGCGCTGAGCAGAGTGACGGAGGAGCACGCCCTGCGCACCATTGTCTTTGAGCTGCTCACCAGACACAACCTCAACAGCCGCTTCAAG ATTCCCACTGTGTTTTTAATGACGTTACTGGACGCGCTGGAGGCTGGCTATGGGAAATACAAGAACCCCTACCACAATCAGATCCACGCAGCTGACGTGACCCAGACTGTGCACTGCTTCCTGTTGCGCACTGGCATGGTG CACTGTCTGACGGAGATTGAGGTCCTGGCCATCATCTTCGCAGCTGCCATCCACGACTATGAGCACACGGGCACCACCAATAGCTTCCACATTCAGACCAA GTCTGACTGTGCCATCCTGTACAACGACCGCTCGGTGCTGGAGAACCACCACATCAGCGCTGTCTTCCGCATGATGCAGGAGGATGAGATGAACATCTTCATCAATCTGGCCAAGGATGAGTTTGG ggagctgcggtCCCTGGTGATTGAGATGGTCCTGGCCACAGACATGTCTTGTCACTTCCAGCAGGTCAAGTCCATGAAAACCTCCCTCCAGCAGCTGGAGAG GATCGATAAATCGAAAGCGCTGTCGCTGCTGCTGCATGCAGCCGACATCAGCCACCCCACCAAGCAATGGAGCGTCCACAGCCGCTGGACCAAGGCTCTGATGGAGGAGTTCTTCAGACAG GGGGACAAggaggctgagctgggcctgccctTCTCTCCGCTCTGTGATCGCAAGTCCACGCTGGTGGCCCAGTCCCAGATCG GTTTCATTGATTTCATCGTGGAGCCCACTTTCTCGGTGCTGACGGACGTGGCGGAGAAGATCGTCCTCCCGCTGGTGGAGGAAGGCTCCAAGTCTAAGTCCTCCTCCAGCCAGCAGAGCAG ttcccagtggaAGCAGCCGTCCCTAGATGAGCATTCAGAGCTGGGCGACATCAACGCTGACATCACCAGCTTCCGCTCCACATGGACCAAATACATCCAGGAGAACAAGCAGAAGTGGAAGGAGCGAGCGGCCAGCG GGATCACTAACCAGACATCCATTGATGAGCTGTCACCGTGCGAGGAGGAGCCACGTGTGCCCGAAAACCAGCACAATCAGAACGGCGATGTGGAATAG